One window of Bacteroidota bacterium genomic DNA carries:
- a CDS encoding glycosyltransferase family 9 protein, which produces MKRSIGNIWLHYLNFKNSFNHNTKFEKSSIKNILLIELSRMGDVVAMIPALKCLMYNFPDCNISIAVDKNYTGIFSFFNASGLLNGANIKLISNDKTDTINGLRSAEAALQDQRFDLVCSMSPSFRNAFLILRLKAVYKVGFFRANSLYTPFLENNLIEAYGISNFSSISFKNENIEERGIKICDALGIGLQLPVISNKKMFPFLSNEPYIVLHPLSGWKYRNWKMQNYADLINRIIDVTKVQVVIIGSEEEKLIGEQLKMQIRNKTKITTVFEAELENVMHYLSNTLLFIGNDSGPLHLASALGVQSIGLFGPAPPELTAPQNKQNFYFYKKVDCSPCKQINCIRPYNTCMDLIQVDEVVQKAVQIIKSKLELKEVNV; this is translated from the coding sequence ATGAAACGCAGCATCGGAAATATTTGGCTACACTATTTGAATTTCAAGAATTCGTTTAATCATAATACAAAATTTGAAAAGTCGTCTATAAAAAATATCCTGCTCATCGAGTTATCGCGTATGGGTGATGTTGTGGCAATGATCCCGGCTTTAAAATGTCTGATGTATAATTTTCCTGATTGCAATATCTCGATAGCAGTTGATAAAAATTATACAGGAATATTTTCATTCTTCAACGCATCAGGTTTGCTCAACGGTGCGAATATTAAATTAATTTCTAACGATAAAACTGATACGATAAACGGATTAAGGTCAGCAGAAGCAGCTTTGCAAGATCAACGCTTTGATTTAGTCTGTTCGATGAGTCCGTCGTTTAGGAATGCATTCCTAATATTGAGGTTAAAAGCTGTTTATAAAGTAGGTTTTTTTCGTGCAAATTCGCTTTATACGCCATTTTTAGAAAATAACCTAATCGAAGCTTACGGAATTTCAAACTTCTCTTCTATTAGCTTTAAAAACGAAAACATAGAAGAAAGGGGTATTAAAATTTGTGATGCGTTGGGCATCGGTTTGCAATTGCCAGTGATTTCTAATAAAAAAATGTTTCCGTTTCTGAGTAATGAACCGTATATTGTATTGCACCCATTATCAGGGTGGAAATATCGGAACTGGAAAATGCAAAACTATGCTGATCTTATAAACAGGATTATCGATGTTACAAAGGTTCAAGTTGTAATTATTGGTTCAGAAGAAGAGAAATTAATTGGTGAACAACTGAAAATGCAGATAAGAAATAAAACAAAAATTACCACAGTGTTCGAAGCAGAATTAGAAAACGTTATGCACTATCTTTCGAACACGCTGCTATTCATTGGCAACGATTCTGGTCCGCTGCATCTAGCTTCGGCATTAGGTGTTCAATCGATCGGTTTATTCGGTCCGGCACCCCCTGAATTAACTGCGCCGCAAAATAAACAAAATTTTTATTTTTACAAAAAAGTAGATTGCAGTCCATGCAAACAAATTAATTGTATCCGTCCTTATAATACGTGCATGGATTTAATTCAGGTTGATGAAGTAGTACAAAAAGCTGTACAAATTATTAAGTCGAAGTTAGAACTGAAAGAAGTTAATGTCTGA
- a CDS encoding long-chain fatty acid--CoA ligase, which translates to MGLAVQFTTITEMFDNLFEKYSSSDRPIQKHKVDGKYVDIKYSELRKLSHDFAVGLMNLGVKKGERVALISENRPEWVVSDIAIHTLGGVDVPIYPTLTAKQIEYIFNDAGIRFAIVSNQFQLNKVKKIFSEVKTLEKVIVLSDKNVEFDERILSYNAVRESGNQFLKKNPDYFKKNKAQVSPSDVLTIIYTSGTTGNPKGVILTHSNLVSNITTSASFMPIDDQDVFLSFLPLCHSFERMAGYYTAMSCGATVAYAESVETVRDNLAEVHPTIMTSVPRLFERIYNRIKNQVESAPAARRKIFNWAIKVGSDYAKAKKLGRISMSLSLQHRIADKIVFHKLKTATGGRIKYFVSGGAALGREYGEFFEAVGLQIIEGYGLTESSPVISANRLDDYKFGSVGKPIPGVEVRIASDGEILARGPNIMTGYWNNKKATEEAIDKEGWLHTGDIGIFDADGFLVITDRKKHMFVSSGGKNIYPQPIEGMFLQSKYIDQFVLIGDRRMFLSALIVPDFDAVREYADRNKISYTNDEDLVSKEEIYQIIDKEVATLQRDLSNYERVRKFVLLSKPLSLEGGEMTPTLKMRRNVIEDKYQNLIEEMYKMEK; encoded by the coding sequence ATGGGACTTGCGGTGCAATTTACAACAATTACAGAAATGTTCGATAATCTTTTTGAAAAATATTCATCAAGCGATCGACCTATCCAAAAACACAAAGTAGATGGTAAATATGTAGATATTAAGTACTCAGAACTCAGGAAACTCTCGCACGATTTTGCTGTCGGGTTGATGAACTTGGGTGTAAAAAAAGGAGAACGGGTTGCCTTAATATCTGAAAATCGACCAGAATGGGTAGTTTCAGATATTGCGATACATACTTTAGGCGGTGTTGATGTTCCGATATATCCGACTCTTACCGCTAAACAAATCGAATATATATTCAACGATGCAGGTATCCGTTTTGCGATTGTATCGAATCAATTTCAATTGAACAAAGTCAAAAAAATATTTAGCGAAGTAAAAACACTTGAAAAAGTTATAGTTTTATCCGATAAGAACGTTGAGTTTGATGAACGAATATTGAGCTATAATGCTGTTCGCGAATCAGGAAATCAGTTTTTGAAAAAAAACCCTGACTATTTTAAAAAGAATAAAGCGCAAGTTTCGCCAAGCGATGTTCTAACTATAATTTATACTTCAGGAACTACAGGAAACCCCAAAGGTGTAATTCTGACACATTCTAATTTAGTCAGTAATATTACTACCTCGGCATCCTTTATGCCTATCGACGACCAGGATGTTTTCCTCTCGTTCTTACCACTCTGCCATTCATTCGAGCGGATGGCGGGTTACTACACGGCTATGTCGTGCGGTGCAACTGTTGCTTATGCCGAAAGCGTTGAAACTGTCCGGGATAATTTAGCAGAAGTGCACCCGACAATCATGACATCTGTACCCCGTTTGTTTGAACGGATTTATAACCGGATTAAAAATCAAGTTGAATCAGCTCCTGCTGCTCGGCGGAAAATTTTTAATTGGGCAATTAAAGTAGGTAGCGATTATGCGAAAGCAAAAAAATTAGGACGGATTTCCATGAGCCTATCTTTACAACACAGGATTGCCGATAAGATAGTGTTTCATAAATTAAAAACTGCAACAGGCGGTAGAATTAAATATTTTGTTTCAGGTGGTGCTGCATTAGGTAGAGAGTACGGCGAATTTTTTGAAGCTGTCGGTTTACAAATCATCGAAGGATACGGTTTAACTGAATCGTCGCCCGTAATTTCGGCAAACCGTTTGGATGATTATAAATTTGGCTCTGTCGGTAAACCAATTCCCGGAGTCGAGGTAAGGATTGCCTCCGATGGCGAAATTTTAGCCCGAGGTCCCAATATTATGACCGGTTATTGGAATAATAAAAAAGCAACCGAGGAAGCTATTGATAAAGAAGGTTGGCTGCATACCGGTGATATAGGAATCTTCGATGCGGATGGTTTCCTCGTGATTACCGACAGAAAAAAACACATGTTTGTAAGTTCCGGCGGTAAAAATATTTATCCTCAGCCAATCGAAGGTATGTTCTTACAAAGTAAGTACATCGATCAATTCGTTCTCATTGGCGACCGTCGAATGTTTTTATCAGCTTTAATCGTTCCTGATTTCGATGCCGTCCGGGAATATGCCGACAGAAATAAAATTTCTTACACCAACGATGAAGATTTGGTTTCGAAAGAAGAAATCTATCAGATAATCGATAAAGAGGTCGCAACACTTCAAAGAGATTTATCAAATTATGAACGTGTTCGAAAGTTTGTATTACTGAGCAAACCATTATCGTTAGAAGGGGGTGAAATGACGCCTACTTTAAAAATGCGCCGGAACGTTATTGAAGATAAATATCAAAATTTAATAGAAGAAATGTATAAAATGGAAAAATAA